A segment of the Carya illinoinensis cultivar Pawnee chromosome 1, C.illinoinensisPawnee_v1, whole genome shotgun sequence genome:
tctctattcttaagatattttccaaatgtgtattttgcttaggtgtcatgatctcacaccttgatttccttcacaattccatctaatggtttctctttgtgtcaagtatctaatactattcattatgtgtggttaagatcttgccaagtgtccaaataaaatatcgctaacctaatttggaaatttcacattgtgattttgaaaacactgcgcttagtacatttaccaaggttactattcactccaaaaataaatgtaataaacttagtactgaaaaatcctaaatattcaattaagcctagtggtgtagactataatgtattctgacacttttaactatctcaaataattaaaatcgcatttctagcaccatagtgagtaataacactaactatgttgacaggctaaaatttatgcaattagtcgattcgtgtaaacttacagagttttcacgaggttcctaaagtcaatagaaattccttaattgaatttctagcgggctgttacaccacCTCTTTTCTTTCAGAAATTCTAGCTTGACATTGGTACTTCCATCACTTCTACTATTTTACATGCTTTGAAACATGGTGAATTTCCTCAAGCTATTAATCATACATTCATCACCTTGGTTCCTAAGAAGAAATGTCCTGAAACAGTTAATGACTTTAGACCTATTAGCTTATGTAATgtcatatataaactaatatcaAAGGTTATTGCAAATAGAATTAAGCAAGTGTTACTAGTGGTCATCTCAGATTCTTAGTCCTCTTTCATACTTGGAAGACTCATCATAGATAATGTTCTTGTGGCCTATgaagttttacattttttaaagaggaagaagaaaggaaagaaaggctTTACGTTCCTTAAATTTGACATgagtaaagcttatgatagggtaGAATGGAGTTTTCTTGAATCTGTTAGGAGAAAACTTGGCTTCCATGAGAAAATAATTCAGTTGGTGATGTTGTGTGTTAGGACCCCTTCATTCTCAGTTATGATTAATGGTTCTCCTACTGGTGTTATAGTTCCTTCTAGAGGTTAAAGGCAAGGAGACCCTATCTCTGCTTACCTCTTTCTCTTGTGTACTGAAGCGTTGATTAGTCTATTGAGAGAAGTTGAAAGATCTAACTTTGTTCCTAGCATACAAATTTTTCATGGGCCTCCAAAGCTAAATTACTTGCTATTTGTAGATGATAGCTTGATTTTTTATGTTGTAGATGTGGATACAAATGTAAGATTGCAAACTTTGTTACATCAATATGAAGCTGCTTTAGGCcaactattaaaaatagtgaaaaaatagCAATGGTGTTCAATGCCAATGTGGAACATAACAATAGGCGGACTATTATGAATTTGTGGAGTTCATCTCAAGTGTAGCAATATGAAAGGTATCTTGGCCTGCCCCCAGTGGTAGGTAGGTCAAAATCAAGGGCATTTGCTGAGATCAACAATAGAGTTTGGCTCAAATTGCAAGGATGGAAAGGGAACATGTTTTCTCAAGTAGGAAGGGAAATACTTCTAAAAGCAGTAGCTTTGGCAATCCCATCTTATGCTATGAGTTGTTTCAGACTTCCATCAAAGTTTTTTTCTGAAATTGAGAATATGATAGCTAGATATTGGTGGGGTCAAAAGAATGAGGAGAAGAAGGTGCATTGGATAACTTGGAAGAAAATTTGCAAAGCAAAACCTATTGGAGGGATGGGGTTCAAGGAACTAGAGATTTTCAATATGGCTATGTTGGCAAAACAAGCTTGGAGGTTGTTGAAGAATAGGGAGAGTTTATTCCACAAGATGTATGCTGCTAGATACTTTTCTAATGGAGACCTATTGGCAGCTTCTCTTGGAGGTACTCCCTCCTATGCTTGGAGAGGAATATGGGAGGCAAAGAACCTGCTAGTGAAAGGTGGTAGGTGGAATGTGGGAAATGGAAGCTCTatccatattttaaatgatgcctAGATTCCTGGGATTCGAAATCTGAGACATGAACTAGCTTCTGAGCAGAGTGTTGAGCTACTCTGTCAATTGGATGACTAAGTCTCTTCACTAAATGATCTAAGTACTAAATGGTTGGATTTGTCTAAGGTCagagctctattcaatccaaaagttgttgatgttgtTATCAGATTGCATCCTAGCAATTCTAGAGCTGTAGATTAGTGGATCTGGGAACATGAAAAGTCAGGTATTTTCTTTGTTAGAAGTGCCtatagaatttttaaaacttgcTTGGATCTTGAATGCAGTGAGTCCTTAAATGGTGCTTTGTTGAAGAAGTTTTCGATAGCTGTCTGGAAATTAGAAACTCctcataaaattaaagtttttgcTTAGAGAGCATGCAAAGATAGTTTACCTTCTAAGGCTAATATGATTAAGAGAAAACTGGGCATTGGTGGACAATGTTGCTTTTGTCAACATCCAATGGAGGATTTGTGTCATGTTTCGATTTTATGCCCCTCTATTCACAAATTCCTAACCCGAAGGTTCTCTGTCTTGCAAAATGGAGCTCATTTTAGTTCATTCATCACTATTGTAATGGAACTCTTCTTCAAAGGCTCAGCTGATGAGTTAACAGATTTCTTCATAATGGCTTGGGCTTTTTGGTTTAGAAGAAATATGACCAGATTACTTTACCACCACAAGAAGTTATTGGCTTTGCTTTTGCAAAGAAGTTGAAGACTGACTCAGGTATGCAACAGAAGTTTCCTACTTCTAAGAACCTGATGTATAGGTGGTTTCCTCCTCAACAAGACTCTTTTAAGCTAAAATATCAATGGTGctcttttctttgagttgaatAAAGCTGGAATGGGTGCTATACTGAGGAGTCATGTGGGTGAGGTACTTCTGGCAACTAGTAGAGCTGAATCTGTTCACCTAGAACCAGAACAAGCATAAGCAGTAGCTTTGTTGAGGGTTCTTCAGCTTTTCATGAATATGGGTATCCCTAATCTGATTATTGAAAGTCATTGCTTGTTCTTGGTAGAGGAAGTTAATAGCACAACTAAGTTGAGTGCAGCTATCAGATCAGTGGTAGTAGATGTTAAAAGCATGATGCAAACTTTTCCTCAATGTAGAATTCAGTATAGCAACAGATCAACCAATGAGGAGGCTCATCGACTTGCCAGAAATGCATGGTCCATTGATGATATGAATATTTGGTGGCATAGTGTTCCTCCTATCATTGAGAATGTAATTTTCATTGATCAACACTACTGTAACCTGTCTTAAGGTGTTATCCCTTTATGAAATGAAgtgtttttctattaaaaaaaatgacatgtaCCATATACCCGGAAACTCATGTAGAATAATCTGACTACTTATATGTCTTGAGACAAAACAACCATGTATGTTTCGTTATCATGCATCATGAGTAAAATAGTTATAGTTATAGTAAGCAAGCATAcgggaaaataagaaaaactaaACACTAACCTCCCGGCCAGATTCTACTGCCGATGTCGACAACGTTGAGTACTCAAACTTAAAGCCTGTTGGCGATACAACCGTttaaaataactagtaaaaacttcaaactattTACAAGCcccacaaactaaatatataattcttctaattaggGAGAACCACTCTATGAACATTCTCCACTTAGTAGTGCCTATTTGAAGTTGTTATAGGTAATAGAGTTTTTCACTGCAATGTTCTAATTATaaagctttattaaaaaaaaaaaaaataatctaccATTGAAAAGCTATTTACTTTGGTAGATAAGTGGTTAAGGCAGTTTTAAGGTTAGTGAAGATTAAGCAATTTTTTGCATATTCTCATGACAGTAGAACATTTAAGGCTTTTTCCGGCATTAAAATTGGTGATATCTTGAATGAAGATCGACAATATTAGAGATCAATACCTTCATTTTGTGCAACTGATTAAATAGATTATTGATATGAGCAAGATTGGTAATTAGTTTTTGGGGTTTGGTGGATGAGACTTCTTGTTATTTGATGAGGGGTGAGAAGTTAGTTTTTGATGTTCTTGAGTCAGGATCTTGGACTTACTTCACATGCTCGAGATATTTTTGGATTGTAAATGCACACTGGGTGTGTTTTAATACAAGTTGAGGCCTAAGACAAAAGTTTAAAATGAGGCACTTGAcctattgttataatattataaagataTGCATCAtgctaaatataatatatttaaaaattatttaaaattgatatttatgACTCTATAGGATGAAAGATATAATCAAATGTTCCATTCAAGattcaaaattataatcaaaTGTTCTATAACATTCTTGTGACATGTGTAGTTGATCAAGATAAGATTTAATACATTAGGCATTGCAGAAAATGTTATGAGAATTTTCAATAGCATTCCAATTGTTATGAAAAACTTCAATAACATTCTAGAAGTACTTTATGCATTTggtaaatatacataatatcGATGCTTCAATAGTTGATTGAATGACTTTAGGTCATTTGGATAAAGTTACAACCACTGTTTCACTTTCCTATCAAAGATGCCAGGTCCATAAGTTGAAATATACATGTCTACGAGAAGGGGGAATTGCATCAACACGAAGAGAGTGACAGGAACACTAGCCAAAGATATGACAGGAACAACCATCCATGATTCTTCATGTAGCACAAGTAAAAGACCTGCAGAAAAGGCTATCATCATGGTTGCAATGGAGAAGAAAAGAGTTGAAAGGCCTATTATCATCTTTGTGGGCAAGGATTTAAAGAAGTCTTCTTCTGCATAACGTGATGTGAGGATGCCCAAGAACATCAATACAGAAGATGCAGAGGAAAATAGTGATAAAGAATCAGATATTATAAAGAGcctaaacaattttttattgaagAATATTGGCAAGCCTGTGTCTTGATTGTTGCCTCCTGGAACAGTAAAGGTTGCAGCAAACATGATAGTAAGAATCAGAGCGGCTACTATTGTGTAAGAAGTAGCTGTACCCTTCATCCATTTCTCCCCCTCTTTCATCAAGTCCCTGTGGTTTTCTGTAAACACCTCTCGTGGAGTCATATCATTATTGTTTACAACTTCCTTGACCTTTGGATGGACAATTCTCTCGACCTCCTACATATGTAACACAAATTAAAGATAGTTTACCAAAATATGTATTGAAGTACATATCAATCAATGACAATAACCAAGGACTTTGTCATGTAATTaataaaggaaattaaataacaaattaGTTAATAATTGCCAAAGCTTTATTGACTAGATTCAATAAAATCATCACTTTCTATGAAACATATAGTGGAGGGGTATATTCATGTATCTGAAAGAAATaggaaagaataagaaaaattagTAATGTTTCCTACAAGTTTTTGTTTCTTAAGAAAATGACAGTATCCTAATTTTATTGGTTGCCCTTGCCTATGGCGAAGAAATACCATGGTAACAAATAGGATTTGTGGGATTTACAAATATTCAAGAAAACCATCCCAAGCATCAAAACCAGAAACCAAAACAACCTTATAcagtaaattaaataaactcAATAATTCCAAACAAACATGCATATTAATGAacgaaaaataacaaataaaatgattatttcctaATAGACGAGAAACCCAAAGCATCTAATCTATTAATACCCCTCAATAGCCTCAGTAAGCAATTACCTGATACAAAACTTCAATTTAGCCCCTCTCCGCCTTTCCTTCTCCGAATTGATGAACCACTTGGAATTGAACACCATCCAATTCTTGAAGAAGCGAATCCCAATAATCCCAAAGATACCATAAGTTACATCATCTTTCCTTCGCCCAATCCACCACTACCTTGGAGTCACATCCCAAAATAACATGTCGACAGaccatttcttttcataaatGTACCCCTTGAAGTAAAGCTCTTAATTCAGCCTCGTTATTGGTGCCAAATCCATACTAAGCAGAAAAGCCCGCCATTATCTAGCACCAATGGTCCCTCAATACTCCACCCCCACTACAATTACCTGAATTCCCACGACAATTTCCATCCAAATTAACTTCCACTAGCCAAGATGAGGCTTCGACCATGCTACTTGATGCAGTTTATGCACTACCAAGGCATGCAAGATCTACTTATCAATCAGAGACAACTTCTTATCGTCCATATTATTAACCAATTTCCC
Coding sequences within it:
- the LOC122276600 gene encoding ankyrin repeat-containing protein ITN1-like, which produces MVEAENSEQIHEAEIQEEPQKDSSKNSDMADSGAEKHPDEMDAAEMVETDQEGRSKGNVYQAIFRSITEGAFEFVHDVVKANPDLLWSFDSNSRNIFSYAVLCRQAKIFSLIYGLDVKSNMVYERDNSGNSILHMAGMAPVSIMLNRIPGSALQMQRELQWFKEVERIVHPKVKEVVNNNDMTPREVFTENHRDLMKEGEKWMKGTATSYTIVAALILTIMFAATFTVPGGNNQDTGLPIFFNKKLFRLFIISDSLSLFSSASSVLMFLGILTSRYAEEDFFKSLPTKMIIGLSTLFFSIATMMIAFSAGLLLVLHEESWMVVPVISLASVPVTLFVLMQFPLLVDMYISTYGPGIFDRKVKQWL